Proteins co-encoded in one Klebsiella michiganensis genomic window:
- a CDS encoding pyridoxal-5'-phosphate-dependent protein → MKNVNDFERITLGFFPTPLEALPRLSETLGLRVKIKRDDYSGFGGGGNKVRKLEYLMAEACREGVKVVITTGGHQSNHARMVAAAARKFGMKPVLVLRGDEPQTYQGNLLLDKLFGAELQFLDPEGYFTQIEGAMQAHADAAAARGEKPMIIPLGGATALGALGYVRAVEEMDAQLRAAGEPAPDVIIAPTGSGGTLAGLYVGARRYWPKTQIIGVSVSAKADWFQTRISAMADDCARLLDWDQSWEPQDILIEDGFVGSAYGVPSEGGIEAIYQVAQQEGVLLDPVYTGKAMHGLITLAKAGRIAADSSVIFMHCGGSPALYPFAQKILEH, encoded by the coding sequence ATGAAAAACGTGAATGATTTTGAACGTATTACGCTAGGGTTCTTCCCCACGCCGCTTGAAGCTTTGCCGCGCCTGAGCGAAACGCTGGGCCTAAGAGTAAAAATTAAGCGTGACGACTACAGCGGGTTTGGCGGCGGCGGGAACAAAGTCCGCAAACTGGAATACCTGATGGCCGAAGCCTGCCGCGAAGGGGTAAAAGTGGTGATCACCACCGGCGGCCACCAGTCTAACCATGCGCGAATGGTCGCTGCGGCAGCCCGTAAATTTGGCATGAAGCCGGTGCTGGTTCTACGCGGCGATGAGCCACAGACTTATCAGGGCAACCTCCTGCTGGACAAACTGTTTGGGGCAGAGCTGCAGTTCCTCGATCCGGAAGGCTACTTCACCCAAATCGAAGGCGCGATGCAAGCCCATGCCGATGCCGCAGCCGCGCGCGGAGAAAAGCCGATGATCATTCCGCTCGGGGGCGCCACGGCCCTGGGCGCGCTGGGCTACGTTCGCGCCGTTGAAGAGATGGATGCCCAGCTTCGCGCCGCAGGCGAGCCTGCCCCGGACGTTATTATCGCCCCAACAGGCTCCGGCGGAACGCTGGCCGGACTGTATGTCGGCGCCCGCCGCTACTGGCCGAAAACGCAAATTATTGGCGTCAGCGTCAGCGCCAAAGCCGACTGGTTCCAGACCCGAATTTCCGCCATGGCCGACGATTGTGCTCGCCTGCTTGACTGGGATCAAAGCTGGGAACCGCAGGATATCCTGATTGAAGACGGCTTTGTCGGCAGCGCCTACGGAGTGCCTTCTGAAGGCGGCATTGAGGCAATTTATCAGGTCGCCCAGCAGGAAGGCGTGCTGCTGGATCCGGTTTACACTGGTAAAGCGATGCACGGTTTAATCACCCTCGCCAAAGCAGGCCGCATTGCCGCCGACAGCAGCGTTATTTTCATGCACTGCGGGGGCTCTCCGGCGCTTTATCCGTTCGCCCAAAAAATCCTGGAGCACTGA
- a CDS encoding ornithine cyclodeaminase, with protein sequence MQILNRQQVACLGGNDPVQALQDIEDTVRLLRRGEAVMPAETHVNLDTPLGKVYALPARVGGRFNATGVKWTAHRPRANDGYPQAMATTLLNRADNGLPIGLVESGSLTATRTAAVSALALKLAAPRRPARILLLGAGVQARAHLEMLAAHFPDLEMVYCWNKTPEPVADMLSHADELPWPVTQFETLSDALRQHWDALITCTSASEPFLRPGIWRAGTMVLQIGYHEVAFETIAAADKVVVDSWGDFKLTSAKSLFQMYRAGLFDEQNVAADVTNLLVDGWRPAETDKVYFSSFGLNVFDIALAARVLRAAAEQGKGSNLPFGWEAADAD encoded by the coding sequence ATGCAGATATTGAACCGTCAGCAGGTTGCCTGTCTGGGAGGCAATGACCCGGTACAGGCGTTGCAGGACATTGAGGACACCGTGCGGTTGCTCAGGCGCGGCGAGGCGGTGATGCCTGCCGAAACCCACGTCAACCTCGACACGCCGCTGGGAAAAGTCTATGCCCTGCCGGCAAGGGTTGGCGGGCGGTTCAATGCCACAGGCGTAAAGTGGACGGCGCACCGGCCTCGCGCAAACGACGGCTATCCGCAGGCTATGGCCACTACCTTGCTCAATCGCGCGGACAACGGCTTACCCATTGGCCTTGTGGAAAGCGGCAGCCTGACCGCGACTCGAACGGCCGCCGTGTCGGCCCTCGCCTTAAAACTGGCGGCACCTCGCCGCCCTGCACGTATTTTATTACTTGGCGCTGGCGTGCAGGCCCGGGCTCATCTCGAGATGCTCGCCGCGCATTTTCCCGATCTGGAGATGGTCTATTGCTGGAATAAAACGCCGGAACCCGTCGCCGATATGCTCAGCCATGCCGACGAACTCCCCTGGCCCGTGACCCAGTTTGAAACATTAAGCGATGCGCTTCGCCAGCACTGGGATGCGCTCATTACCTGTACCAGCGCCAGCGAGCCGTTTTTGCGGCCGGGCATCTGGCGTGCCGGAACGATGGTGCTGCAAATTGGCTACCACGAAGTGGCCTTTGAGACAATTGCCGCCGCCGACAAAGTGGTGGTCGACAGCTGGGGAGACTTCAAGCTGACCAGCGCCAAAAGCCTGTTCCAGATGTACCGCGCCGGGCTTTTTGATGAGCAAAACGTGGCGGCGGATGTAACAAACTTGCTGGTGGATGGCTGGCGTCCTGCCGAAACGGACAAAGTTTATTTTTCCTCTTTCGGCCTCAACGTGTTTGATATCGCCCTTGCCGCTCGCGTGCTGCGTGCTGCCGCCGAACAGGGCAAAGGCAGCAACCTGCCCTTTGGCTGGGAGGCTGCCGATGCTGATTAA
- a CDS encoding sulfurtransferase: protein MLINANELKKRLAGGEAFALIDVREQEAWESASLPGAVSLNVYDYFVADSTPKGYAAMAGAFVHAWQQLQIANGATPVFFEQTLGMRSPRGLWFLWFALGKEGLILDGGLEAWVAIGGKLAPGQGLAAIVSEAGAPERQPALPQLAATRAETIDADPGTTLRLDARRPAEYDGSFVHECCARAGRIPGSTLMFWEDVVEHGRFKSAEALASLAAEAGFTPSKRVIIWCHRGARAATVLVALKLAGYQDVAVYVGSWHEWASHPELPLLCGK, encoded by the coding sequence ATGCTGATTAACGCCAACGAGCTGAAAAAGCGTCTCGCGGGCGGCGAGGCATTTGCGCTGATAGATGTCCGGGAGCAAGAAGCCTGGGAGTCGGCCTCCCTACCCGGCGCGGTCAGTCTGAACGTCTACGACTATTTTGTCGCGGACTCTACCCCGAAAGGTTACGCCGCGATGGCCGGGGCCTTTGTTCATGCCTGGCAACAGCTCCAAATCGCAAACGGGGCCACGCCGGTGTTCTTCGAGCAAACCCTGGGCATGCGTTCTCCGCGTGGCCTGTGGTTTTTGTGGTTTGCGCTGGGCAAAGAAGGATTGATCCTGGACGGCGGCCTGGAGGCCTGGGTCGCAATCGGGGGCAAACTAGCGCCCGGCCAAGGCCTGGCGGCGATTGTTTCTGAGGCTGGCGCACCTGAACGCCAGCCAGCCCTGCCTCAGCTGGCCGCCACCCGCGCCGAAACGATCGATGCCGATCCGGGCACAACTCTGCGGCTGGATGCCCGCAGGCCGGCGGAATATGACGGCAGTTTTGTACACGAGTGCTGTGCGCGAGCGGGACGCATTCCAGGATCAACGCTGATGTTCTGGGAAGATGTGGTCGAGCATGGTCGGTTCAAATCCGCCGAAGCACTGGCGAGCCTTGCCGCTGAAGCCGGATTTACGCCGTCAAAAAGAGTTATCATCTGGTGCCACAGGGGCGCTCGCGCCGCCACGGTTCTGGTGGCGCTAAAACTGGCAGGTTACCAGGATGTGGCCGTTTATGTCGGCTCCTGGCACGAATGGGCCAGCCACCCGGAATTACCGCTGCTCTGCGGCAAATAA
- a CDS encoding nickel transporter, producing the protein MTTQILPRRWALPAGLLALLLSVLALVFISHHWSAFIQWCLSVQISLHRYLVFYLLQINNHQYSGGVWLLIGSFFYGVLHAIGPGHGKFIVTTWLSTNQETPLAGRMVPFLGSLMQGVSAIIFVFVLAIALNLSSGDLSESRWYVEKISAVLIGGFGVFIVLKALRQQAPLRMHSFTPLSGNAKTVDHHSQDAHCGCGHNHGVGYDARNGNWLTHLGVILAIGARPCSGAIMILVFSNALGFISWGIAAVMTMALGTALSILGLSVLVTRTRDSVGKLWLSRTPAQVRLITTGLKVIGGLLIVLFAVVLFTTTIPVSANGDFIAAGC; encoded by the coding sequence ATGACGACCCAAATTCTTCCCCGCCGCTGGGCGCTGCCCGCCGGCCTGCTGGCCCTGTTGTTAAGCGTACTGGCGCTGGTGTTTATCAGCCATCACTGGAGCGCTTTTATTCAGTGGTGCCTGAGTGTGCAGATAAGTCTGCACCGCTATCTGGTCTTCTATTTACTGCAAATCAATAATCACCAGTACAGCGGCGGCGTTTGGCTGCTGATTGGCAGCTTTTTTTACGGCGTGCTGCACGCCATTGGCCCCGGGCACGGCAAATTTATTGTCACAACCTGGCTTAGCACCAATCAGGAAACGCCTCTCGCCGGGCGAATGGTGCCGTTTCTCGGCAGCCTGATGCAGGGCGTGAGCGCCATCATTTTTGTGTTTGTACTGGCGATTGCGCTTAATTTGTCCAGCGGCGATCTCAGCGAAAGCCGCTGGTATGTGGAAAAGATAAGCGCAGTGTTGATTGGCGGATTCGGGGTTTTTATTGTGCTGAAGGCGCTGCGACAGCAGGCCCCGCTGCGGATGCATTCCTTCACGCCGCTAAGCGGTAATGCCAAAACAGTGGACCATCATTCACAGGATGCACATTGTGGCTGTGGGCATAACCACGGCGTCGGCTACGATGCCCGGAACGGTAACTGGCTCACGCACCTGGGTGTCATTCTGGCAATTGGCGCACGCCCCTGTAGCGGGGCCATCATGATTTTGGTGTTTTCGAATGCGTTGGGGTTTATTAGCTGGGGCATTGCCGCCGTAATGACCATGGCGCTCGGCACCGCCCTGTCGATCCTTGGGCTGTCGGTGCTGGTCACCCGTACCCGCGACTCGGTGGGCAAACTCTGGCTTTCGCGAACGCCGGCTCAGGTTCGCCTGATAACCACCGGGCTGAAAGTGATTGGCGGCTTGCTGATCGTACTTTTTGCCGTGGTGCTGTTTACCACTACTATTCCCGTTAGCGCCAACGGCGACTTCATCGCGGCGGGCTGCTAG